A stretch of the Takifugu flavidus isolate HTHZ2018 chromosome 1, ASM371156v2, whole genome shotgun sequence genome encodes the following:
- the LOC130538100 gene encoding kelch-like protein 6, producing SCLLQFLRVVDACAGFLSKSLHLESCIGILNLADSHVLTSLKTGAQDYIVSKFSQVVQQRDFLELPADSLESVLQRDDLDANCEECVFEAVTRWVRARQDERCPLLARLLSHVRLPLLEPAYFVEKVEADELIRSCTEVFPLMQEVRRYHLTGRGVVSERTKPRVQHFMSEVFLIIGGCAKDEHFVSTVTCLDPLRRSRLDVARLPITEMEDQSQNRKWVEFACVTFCNEVYISGGKDTQHEVWKYNGALDKWIQVEALKTGRWRHKMAAHDGKVYALGGFDGVQRLASVEAYDPFHNCWTQVTPLAVGVSSFAAASFDRWIYVIGGGPNGKLATDQVQRWEPGRDFWEMRAPIPVETKCTNAVAFNGCIYVVGGAMHAMYCYSPLSDSWSLITRLGERASCAIAACNNKLFITGGRDNKNQVISTVMCWDVDQAVLTEECILPMGVSHHGSVTLMKSYTHIHKITAASET from the exons TCTTGTCTCCTGCAGTTCTTGCGTGTGGTCGATGCATGCGCCGGATTCCTCAGCAAGTCCCTCCATCTTGAAAGCTGCATCGGGATCCTGAACCTTGCTGACAGCCACGTCCTGACCAGCCTGAAGACCGGCGCCCAGGACTACATCGTCTCCAAGTTCTCGCAGGTGGTTCAGCAGCGGGACTTCCTGGAGCTGCCGGCGGACTCACTGGAGAGCGTCCTGCAGAGGGACGACCTTGATGCTAactgtgaggagtgtgtgtttgaggccgTGACGCGCTGGGTGAGGGCCCGGCAGGATGAGCGCTGCCCTCTACTGGCCAGGTTGCTTTCACACGTGCGCCTGCCACTCCTGGAACCTGCGTATTTCGTGGAAAAAGTGGAGGCAGATGAACTGATTCGCAGCTGCACTGAGGTTTTTCCTTTGATGCAAGAGGTCCGCCGCTATCACCTcacagggaggggg GTGGTCTCGGAGCGCACCAAACCGCGCGTGCAACATTTTATGTCAGAGGTGTTTCTGATCATCGGAGGCTGCGCCAAGGACGAACACTTCGTCTCCACCGTCACCTGCTTGGACCCGCTCCGGCGCAGCAGGCTGGACGTGGCGAGGCTGCCGATCACAGAGATGGAGGACCAATCCCAAAACCGGAAATGGGTGGAATTTGCATGTGTCACTTTCTGCAATGAAGTTTACATATCTG GAGGTAAAGACACACAGCACGAAGTCTGGAAGTATAACGGTGCCCTGGATAAATGGATCCAGGTGGAGGCTCTGAAAACTGGGCGCTGGAGACACAAGATGGCCGCTCACGATGGGAAGGTGTACGCACTGGGCGGATTTGATGGTGTTCAGAGGCTCGCCAGCGTGGAGGCCTACGATCCCTTCCACAACTGCTGGACACAG GTGACGCCTCTTGCTGTAGGCGTCAGCTCCtttgctgctgcctcctttGACAGATGGATCTACGTGATCGGTGGTGGTCCAAATGGAAAACTGGCCACAGATCAGGTCCAGCGTTGGGAGCCAGGAAGAGACTTCTGGGAAATGCGGGCGCCCATTCCAGTGGAAACCAAATGCACCAATGCAGTCGCGTTCAACGGCTGCATTTATGTAGTTG GTGGTGCCATGCATGCCATGTACTGCTATTCGCCTCTGTCCGACTCCTGGTCGCTCATCACACGCCTTGGCGAGAGGGCGAGCTGCGCCATCGCTGCCTGTAATAACAAACTCTTCATCACGGGGGGGCGGGACAACAAGAACCAAGTCATCTCCACAGTGATGTGCTGGGATGTTGACCAAGCTGTACTCACTGAAGAGTGTATTCTACCCATGGGGGTGTCGCACCACGGCAGCGTGACACTAATGAAGTcatacactcacatacacaaGATAACGGCTGCCTCAGAGACTTGA
- the LOC130538095 gene encoding kelch-like protein 6 encodes SCLLQFLRVVDACAGFLSRSLHLESCIGILNLADSHVLTSLKTGAQDYIVSKFSQVVQQRDFLELPADSLESVLQRDDLDANCEECVFEAVTRWVRARQDERCPLLARLLSHVRLPLLEPAYFVEKVEADELIRSCTEVFPLMQEVRRYHLTGRGVVSERTKPRVQHFMSEVFLIIGGCAKDEHFVSTVTCLDPLRRSRLDVARLPITEMEDQSQNRKWVEFACVTFCNEVYISGGKDTQHEVWKYNGALDKWIQVEALKTGRWRHKMAAHDGKVYALGGFDGVQRLASVEAYDPFHNCWTQATPLAVGVSSFAAASFDRWIYVIGGGPNGKLATDQVQRWEPGRDFWEMRAPIPVETKCTNAVAFNGCIYVVGGAMHAMYCYSPLSDSWSLITRLGERASCAIAACNNKLFITGGRDNKNQVISTVMCWDVDQAVLTEECILPMGVSHHGSVTLMKSYTHIHNNGCLRDLTAVEDGSY; translated from the exons TCTTGTCTCCTGCAGTTCTTGCGTGTGGTCGATGCATGCGCCGGATTCCTCAGCAGGTCCCTCCATCTTGAAAGCTGCATCGGGATCCTGAACCTTGCTGACAGCCACGTCCTGACCAGCCTGAAGACCGGCGCCCAGGACTACATCGTCTCCAAGTTCTCGCAGGTGGTTCAGCAGCGGGACTTCCTGGAGCTGCCGGCGGACTCACTGGAGAGCGTCCTGCAGAGGGACGACCTTGATGCTAactgtgaggagtgtgtgtttgaggccgTGACGCGCTGGGTGAGGGCCCGGCAGGATGAGCGCTGCCCTCTACTGGCCAGGTTGCTTTCACACGTGCGCCTGCCACTCCTGGAACCTGCGTATTTCGTGGAAAAAGTGGAGGCAGATGAACTGATTCGCAGCTGCACTGAGGTTTTTCCTTTGATGCAAGAGGTCCGCCGCTATCACCTcacagggaggggg gtggTCTCGGAGCGCACCAAACCGCGCGTGCAACATTTTATGTCAGAGGTGTTTCTGATCATCGGAGGCTGCGCCAAGGACGAACACTTCGTCTCCACTGTCACCTGCTTGGACCCGCTCCGGCGCAGCAGGCTGGACGTGGCGAGGCTGCCGATCACAGAGATGGAGGACCAATCCCAAAACCGGAAATGGGTGGAATTTGCATGTGTCACTTTCTGCAATGAAGTTTACATATCTG GAGGTAAAGACACACAGCACGAAGTCTGGAAGTATAACGGTGCCCTGGATAAATGGATCCAGGTTGAGGCTCTGAAAACTGGGCGCTGGAGACACAAGATGGCCGCTCACGATGGGAAGGTGTACGCACTGGGCGGATTTGATGGTGTTCAGAGGCTCGCCAGCGTGGAGGCCTACGATCCCTTCCACAACTGCTGGACACAG GCCACGCCTCTTGCTGTAGGCGTCAGCTCCtttgctgctgcctcctttGACAGATGGATCTACGTGATCGGTGGTGGTCCAAATGGAAAACTGGCCACAGATCAGGTCCAGCGTTGGGAGCCAGGAAGAGACTTCTGGGAAATGCGGGCGCCCATTCCAGTGGAAACCAAATGCACCAATGCAGTCGCGTTCAACGGCTGCATTTATGTAGTTG GTGGTGCCATGCATGCCATGTACTGCTATTCGCCTCTGTCCGACTCCTGGTCGCTCATCACACGCCTTGGCGAGAGGGCGAGCTGCGCCATCGCTGCCTGTAATAACAAACTCTTCATCACGGGGGGGCGGGACAACAAGAACCAAGTCATCTCCACAGTGATGTGCTGGGATGTTGACCAAGCTGTACTCACTGAAGAGTGTATTCTACCCATGGGGGTGTCGCACCACGGCAGCGTGACACTAATGAAGTcatacactcacatacacaaTAACGGCTGCCTCAGAGACTTGACAGCGGTGGAGGATGGTAGTTACTGA